One window from the genome of Cucumis melo cultivar AY chromosome 12, USDA_Cmelo_AY_1.0, whole genome shotgun sequence encodes:
- the LOC103497140 gene encoding uncharacterized protein LOC103497140: protein MTQLFFLLPSSPMAASSVFLHPSTNVRGLSLVDKHKLPFKHFDKQVKSPSILLNSPFHLRLTPLITRPNGFTNSRSTTSLFSRMTRTLLKCSSSDAVSSESQNPFLKPFEFVSFDSLQGTLSRITPFDVVKWSGVLSISIAATKWTLNLFFNPFFWMYFSWTWVFWPWVVAITVAAYGLYSLRKHLNGESNIFEQLAIVTSLFTWLTLVPPAYFNGFLEGWPFVFFFVYHYFFFFNVSIRKRLYGDYFVRPHDPKWDVNMPNLSRLLFFVGVMAGHWFAAFEGPELHQIPGGWSNVGIWILIVSTLLTHYKSSLYLANYSEKVVVPTAVVQFGPYRWVRHPIYASTMLLFATYCAALRAPISMLFTVAVCSLYYGQKVKAEEALMVETFGEGYVEYANKVRYKFIPFVY, encoded by the coding sequence ATGACCCAactgttctttcttcttccctcTTCACCAATGGCTGCTTCTTCGGTTTTCCTTCACCCTTCAACTAATGTTCGTGGTCTATCTTTGGTTGACAAGCACAAACTTCCATTCAAGCATTTCGACAAACAGGTGAAGTCCCCTTCGATCCTTCTTAATTCTCCCTTTCATCTAAGGCTTACTCCCTTAATAACTCGTCCAAATGGTTTTACTAATTCACGTTCAACAACCTCCTTGTTCTCAAGAATGACAAGAACCCTGCTTAAATGCTCATCTTCTGATGCAGTTAGCTCAGAATCCCAAAACCCATTTCTTAAACCCTTTGAATTTGTCTCTTTTGATTCATTGCAAGGTACCCTTTCTCGAATAACCCCTTTTGATGTCGTTAAGTGGTCTGGGGTGTTATCGATTTCAATTGCAGCCACGAAATGGACTTTGAATTTGTTTTTCAACCCGTTTTTCTGGATGTATTTCAGCTGGACTTGGGTGTTCTGGCCTTGGGTTGTGGCTATTACGGTGGCTGCTTATGGATTGTACTCCTTGAGAAAGCACCTAAATGGTGAATCTAACATATTCGAGCAACTTGCTATTGTTACTTCCTTGTTCACTTGGCTCACTCTTGTCCCGCCTGCTTATTTTAATGGATTCCTTGAAGGATGGCCTTTTGTGTTCTTTTTTGTATACCactacttctttttcttcaatgTTAGCATTAGAAAAAGGTTATATGGAGATTACTTTGTTCGTCCTCATGACCCCAAGTGGGATGTGAACATGCCAAACTTGTCTCGGTTACTGTTCTTTGTGGGTGTCATGGCTGGACATTGGTTTGCTGCGTTTGAAGGACCAGAGCTTCATCAAATTCCAGGCGGGTGGAGTAATGTGGGCATTTGGATTTTGATAGTGTCAACTCTTCTAACTCACTACAAGTCGTCATTGTATCTTGCAAACTACTCGGAGAAGGTAGTGGTGCCCACTGCTGTTGTGCAGTTTGGACCATATCGGTGGGTTCGCCATCCAATATATGCATCCACAATGCTTCTTTTTGCCACTTACTGTGCTGCCCTTCGTGCACCTATAAGCATGCTTTTTACGGTGGCAGTTTGTTCACTATATTATGGTCAGAAAGTAAAAGCAGAGGAAGCTTTGATGGTTGAAACTTTTGGAGAGGGGTATGTAGAATATGCAAACAAAGTTAGGTACAAGTTTATTCCGTTCGTTTATTAG